The following are from one region of the Corylus avellana chromosome ca1, CavTom2PMs-1.0 genome:
- the LOC132171262 gene encoding zinc finger BED domain-containing protein RICESLEEPER 2-like — protein sequence MACLDVQTRWNSTYLMLSSAEKYEKAFALLEENKGKYFVAPSSIEWESARLFVRFLKSFYNATLKFSSSKNVTSNSYFIQLCIIQNTLNDGICSDNHILSSVSFDMKRKYDKYWETVERINLLLYVAFVLDPRYKMKGLVFWLRRRNDVDWAKFINDRVDALLNCLWDQYNLFHGEDGLSNFDVGIQSSIPTFSNVDDEDLEDQDVKYLKVFTQHQEKTDLECKSEVERYLSDCTEGRILDSFWSSLSPLAIEALICTQDRLKGYPNNIEELQKFMGMESYDEPGYS from the exons ATGGCATGTCTAGATGTTCAAACAAGATGGAATTCTACGTACTTAATGTTGAGCTCCGCtgagaaatatgaaaaagcTTTTGCCCTACTTGAGGAGAATAAGGGTAAGTATTTTGTTGCTCCTAGCTCTATTGAGTGGGAAAGTGCTAGGCTATTTGTGAGGTTTTTGAAATCTTTTTATAATGCCACATTGAAGTTCTCTAGTTCAAAAAATGTCACCTCCAACTCATATTTCATTCAACTTTGTATTATTCAAAATACTTTGAATGATGGTATTTGTAGTGATAATCATATTCTTAGTTCAGTGAGTTttgatatgaaaagaaaatatgataagtattgggAGACTGTGGAGAGGATTAACTTATTGTTGTATGTGGCATTTGTTCTTGACCCACGTTACAAGATGAAGGGGTTAGTATTTTGGTTGAGAAGACGCAATGATGTTGATTGGGCGAAATTTATCAATGATAGAGTGGACGCCCTCTTGAACTGTTTGTGGGATCAGTACAATTTGTTTCATGGGGAGGATGGGTTATCTAACTTTGATGTAGGTATACAAAGTTCAATTCCTACTTTTTCAAATGTTGATGATGAAGACTTGGAGGATCAAGATGTGAAATATTTGAAGGTGTTCACCCAACACCAAGAAAAGACCGACTTGGAGTGTAAGTCGGAGGTGGAACGATATTTGTCTGATTG CACTGAAGGACGTATATTAGATTCATTTTGGAGTTCATTATCTCCACTTGCAATTGAGGCCTTGATTTGCACACAAGACCGGTTAAAGGGCTACCCAAATAACATTGAGGAGCTGCAGAAGTTTATGGGAATGGAAAGCTATGATGAGCCCG GATATAGCTAG